The following proteins are encoded in a genomic region of Montipora foliosa isolate CH-2021 chromosome 10, ASM3666993v2, whole genome shotgun sequence:
- the LOC137973414 gene encoding uncharacterized protein produces MVSKLMNVRVSYQVFIARWKRVATCFVDRTENRPDDSTALDALKKIHEPFSPMGPLLLTLSEGQRLESFLKNVPSKSPYLVCTGADKSAGSEEQIFLIIDEDVLLECTQVSKDHCLFTSSLLTLMAIYYSCNLQYEDDRKHLFKFFEEHILGIIPKRKPYILKQLENKLLSKMNKALPGSMNAVN; encoded by the exons ATGGTATCAAAGTTGATGAATGTCAGGGTTTCTTATCAAGTATTCATAGCTCGGTGGAAAAGAGTGGCCACCTGTTTTGTTGATAGGACAGAAAACAGACCAG ATGACTCCACTGCATTGGATGCATTAAAGAAAATCCATGAACCATTTTCACCTATGGGACCATTACTTCTGACATTGAGT GAAGGTCAGAGATTGGAATCATTTCTGAAAAATGTCCCTTCAAAGTCACCATACCTAGTTTGTACTGGTGCTGACAAGAGCGCAGGATCTGAGGAACAAATTTTTCTCATCATTGATGAAGATGTCCTATTGGAATGCACTCAAGTTTCAAAGGATCACTGTCTTTTTACTTCATCTCTTTTAACATTGATGGCAATTTATTATTCTTGTAATCTACAGTACGAAGATGACCGTAAACATCTGTTTAAATTCTTCGAAGAGCATATTTTGGGCATTATTCCTAAACGCAAGCCATACATACTAAAGCAGCTTGAGAACAAGCTGCTAAGCAAAATGAACAAGGCTCTTCCAGGTTCCAtgaatgctgtaaactag